The Aestuariibaculum lutulentum genome segment TTTTTAACAGTTAAAATTATCTACCATTGAATACTTTTAAAATCTTATTCTGTCTTGTTCTTATTAGTTTTTTAGGACAAGCACAGGAGAAAGCTCACGTCATTTCGCATCAGGGAGAAACTATAGTTACCGACCCGTCTAAAGGGAGTAATAGTTATAAACGTACAGCAGTTTTTCCAAAGGCTTCAGAAAATATCCGAAGCATTATTTTAAATTTAAAATTCGAATGTCCTGATAAAATGCGTTGTGCCGACTGGGATTATGTAGATCATATTAAAGCGCGTCAAAAAAGCGATACTACCGTTTACGAAATTGCACGTATGTTAACACCTTACGGAGGGTTTTTTCAAAAAGACTGGGGGTTTGAGTGGCATGTAGATGTGACCGATTTCAGTTTGATTTTAAGAGATGAGGTTGAGATTGATTATATACATACGGGTTATGAAAACAATAAAACCCGTGGCTGGAAAGTCACTGTGGATTTTGAAATTACCTATGGTACACCAGTGGCTAATCCGTTGGCGATTCATAAAGTATACGATGGAAATTTTAAATATGGATACAAAGACGATCCAATTGAAAACCATTTGGTGCCAGTAACATTTAAAGCGCATGATAAAACCGCATTTTCTAAAATAAAGATCCTTCAAACAGGGCATGGTATGGATGCAAATGGTTGTGGTGAGTTTTGTAGCAAGTACAGAGATATTGAGTTTAATGGCGAGGTTATAGATCATAAAGATTTATGGATGGAATGTGGTGATAATCCTTTATTTCCGCAGGCAGGAACGTGGATTTTTGATCGCGCCAACTGGTGTCCAGGGTATTTACTGCAACCTGATGAAGTGATGCTACATACAGAGGCAGGAAAACCATATAACCTTGATATTAATATGGAAGCTTACGAAACTGAAAAGCCAAGTGCGAACGAGTTGCTATCAGCTGTTGTTGTTGAATATGAAGCTCCAAATGCCAAAAATGATGTGACGCTTTTAGATATTATTCAGCCCTCTAAAAAGTTGATTCATAGTCGGAAAAATCCGTTTGGTGGTTTGCCGGTTATTCAGGTGAAAAATAATGGTAGTAATCCGTTAAAGAAAATGACGATTCAGTATTTTATTGCAGGTGAAAAACCTCAGAAATTCAATTGGACGGGTCATATTAATTTTGGAGATGAAGCCGCAATAACATTACCAACAGAAGTATTTAGTAAACAAAAGCATGGGAAATTTCATGTGGTTATATCTAAACCTAACGGAAAATCAGACGGATTTAAGGCAGATAACACATTAGAGTCCGATTACGAACGCCCGGACATATTTCCTGATACCGTCGTGGTTCGTTATAAAACAAATAACAAACCTTGGCAAAACACATACAGTATTCAAAATAGTTTCGGAGAGGTGGTTTTTGCAAAAGATAGTGTGAATATGAAGCAAAGTACAGTATATCAAGATACCATTGCTTTAAAACAAGGGAATTATAATTTTAAGTTCAGCGATTCAGAAGGCGATGGATTAGAATTCTGGTATAAAGCAAAAGACGGTCGTGGCGAAATAAAATTACTTGATGCTCAAGGCAAAGCCATAAAACAATTTGGTTCAGATTTTGGTAGCGCTATTAATTATTATTTTTCGGTACAACCCGATATGTCTTACGAGTTGGATGATGCGCCTTCTGTAGGTGTTTTTCCGGCACGAACTCAAGGCCCGATTACATTAGATTATTTTTGCAATATTCCTTCGGAAGTAAAGGTGCTTATTGTTGATCAGGAAAATGAAACAGATGTGGTTGAAAATCATTTATATAAGAGTTTCAGTAAAGGATCGTTGACTTACGATTTATCGTATTTACCGGCTAAGCGTTATTATATTAAGGTGTTTATGAACGACAAGGAAGTTTATAAAAACAGAATACGATTAAAAGAATAAAAGAAATAGATTTGGTGAACTATTAAAACCAAAGCCAGAAGATTAAAATAAGGACTTTTAACAGCCCCCTTCAGCTTTACGTTTCTTTTTCTTTTCAACTGTAATCACTTTTTTAGGCACATTTGCATTTGGTGGAACTATGGTATTAGAGCTGTCTAAATGCTTTTTTGAATCCATGATAAACCCATTAATATCGTAAGGAAGGTTTTCTATTTTGGATTCTTTGGTGATGAGTTTGTTTTGGGAATAACTGAGTTCTACAGGAAGGATTTTAAGATTATCGAAGCCTAATTGATATAAGATAAGAAAAGGAATGTTAGCTTCTTCGGGTGTGCTTCCGTAAAGCGCCGTTGTTGTATTCGATTTTTTTAAATCCAGCAGTAGTTTTAGCGAGGCTTCACTCATAATATCTACAGAAGGCATGTTTATGGCATTTTCTAAATGGCCTTTGTTGTATTCAAAAGAGTTTCTAATGTCTATAAATGCCACATCTTCATTTTCAATAAGCGAATAGGGAAGGCAATAATCTGTTGAGGTGATTTTTTCCAAAGTGCTTTTGGTGTTGAAAGCATAGGTGTTTTTTGGGCGTTTGTAGGTTAAAAAACCTATCAGCACAGCCAAAATAAATAACGTGGCAGCAATGGATATTTGTTTGGTTTTCTCTAATTCTTTCATAGTGTTAGGTTAATTATAGATTTAACAGCCGCCTTCAGCTTTACGTTTCTTTTTCTTTTCTACAGTAACTACTTTTTTAGGTGTTTCCGGTGTTGTTGGTAAGTCATTTCCAAAATTCTGGTCTGGATATGCTACGCCATAATACATGCTGGCTGCTTTTCTTGTAGAATACAATTTAAATTCAGTTTCGGGCATGGCCTCATTTGGTTTTGTGGGATTGATTATGGTGGTATACCAGGTGTTGAGGCCTCCCTTTAAAACATGCAGGTTTTTAAACCCTAAGCGATCGCATAACATCCAAGCCTGATCGGCTAGAAACGTGTTGTTAGAATAGAATACCACGTCAAACTGGTCTTGGTTGAGGTATGTTAAAGAATCTTCATCCAACAATTTTGAAAGCGGAATATTAATGGCATTGGGTAGGCTATAATTGTTATAGCTTTCTTCGTCTCTTACGTCTACCAAAATAAACGAAGGATCCTGGCTAATAATTTTATGTGAAATATCATCGGTCGAAATATAACGTTCCGGGCTGATGGCATGACTTAACAATTGTTTAGAGCGAATGCCTTCCTGTTTTTCATATTTTGGAAGCAATAGGAGTCCACCTGCTAAAATAATCAGTATGGCACCCAGAATTAGATATCTGTTTGAAAGAAATTTCATGGTTTTCTTCTGGTTTATATTGTATTTGTTTTTTTAGTAAAACACACTTTTAATTTTTTTTCGGACCAAGTCGGCAATGCCAAAGGCCAGGACAGCAATAATGGTAAAAATAAAAATAACCCAATATGGATTCCAGCCAAAGGAGTCTATCAGAGTAATGTTGCCAAAGTTATAACCATCGTATATAGGTTCAAAAAGATTGAAGAGTTCCGAAAATATAAAAACACCCACCATAATACCAAATACATATATCCAGGCATCTAATTTGCCTATGGCTACGGCACACAAACTGGTGCCGGGACAAAATCCTCCAGTAACAAAACCGGCACCCATAATAATGCCGCCTATGATAGCTCCCCATAAGTAGGTGGGGTGCACATAAAGTTTAGAGATGTCCAGATATCCTAAATAATCCATATAGTAAATGCCGATTACGGATACCGCTGCTGCCGTAAAAAATACTTTAAGTACAGCAAAGTCGTAACCGTAAAACACGCCTGCTAATTTTCTTGACGATGAAAAGCCCGAAGCTTCTAAGACAAAGCCAAAGGCGATTCCAATGAATATGGCTATAATGCTATCCCATTCTAAAGGGATGTAACCACCAGGAATTAAAGGTCCCATAATTTTTTCTTTTTAATGTTATATCCAGTTCTTTCTAAAAAAATAAGCAAAAGCATAGGCAGATCCAAAAATGGAAAGCATAGTAAGGAAGCCTCCTGTAGACAACACCGCCATGCCACTTAAAGCGGCACCACTGGTACAGCCTCTTGCAATCTGAGCTCCCAATCCAAATAAGATACCTCCTATTAGCGCAAATATTAAACGACGTTTAGCCGTAATTTTAGGAGAGTGTTGAACGCGCCATTTGATGCGTCCGCTGATACTTCCCGAAATAAAGGCTCCTATTAAAATACCCAAGGCTTCATACACTAGCCAGGTGTTCATAGGTGATTTATCATCTGTTATAAACTGACTGTAATAACTGTTGCTTTCGGCATGTTTTGGAGCTACATTTTCAACCACGGTAACCACGCTGCTTTTTATGGCACCACTGGCTCCCAGTCCTCTACCGGTAAGATAAAATGTGAAAATAATGATGATGCCTAGTAGGAATCCTCCAAAATACGGGTTCCAGTATTGGTGTGGGCTTGTTTTATATTTTGTATTCATAGTAAATAATTTAGTAAAGGTATCGTGTAAGTTGTCCTGCTTCTACCATAATAAATCTAAAAAGAAGTCCGCCAATTATAACTAAGGCAGCCGGCACGGCAACAGGGACTTTAAAGCCTAATAATTCAATAACTTCTAAAATAGCGGGTACGAGTAAGCCCAAAAGTATAACGAAGCCAAAAAACATGAGGGTGAATTCACCGCCTACTAAAAGATCCATCGCTTCCAGTTGCACTTGAGAACCTGCATAATAACCCATAATCATGTGAATGATTAAAGCTATTTCTACTATAATAAGACCTAAATCTATTTTACTGAACAGATGACGTTCTTCTCTATTTCTAGACAACAAAATTATGGCTGCCGCTCCGGTTGATAGTCCCGAGGTTAGGAATAGAGGTCCTAAAATGGCATTGTTCCATAAAGGTCGGGCATTGAATGCCGATAATAAAATACCAGTATAGACGCCTAAAATTATGGATAGTGGAATCAGGGCGTATGCCATATAGGTTCTGTTGGTAATAAGGAATTTTTCAAATTTTTCCAGAAACTTAAATTTTTTAAAGAGTTTGAGTTTCGATTCCCATTTAGGGAAAGTGCTTCTGTAGAAGCTGAACAACCATAAAAAGGAAAGTGGGGTGGTAATGAGTAGTACCCAGGCTCCCCAAGACATTGGAGATTCTATCCTAAAGGTGGTATATAATTGCCAGGTGAATAAAGGATGTGTTAAATCGTAAACCAATGCCAATAGACCAACGGATAGGGCTATTGGAGGTATTACAGCCGCTTTTTTTAGAGCGGGATATTGTTTTTCTTTACCCATGAGGTAGAATAATGCTGCAAAAAATAAGATGCCTGCAGCAAGTCCGCCGAGAAATAGGTATAAGGAGATGGGCCAATGCCAAATTTGTAATGAAGGATCAATGTTTGGAATGTTTCGGCCGCTTGTAAATAATTCTTCTTGCATGGTACTTTAGCTTTAAATGAGATAAAACACGTGGGGATCGGTCCCTGCCTCTGGCGATAGGGTTTTATATTTTCTGTTTTTCAACAATTGAGAAATTTCGCTGTTCGGGTCGTCTAAATCACCAAAATACATGCATTTTGTTGGACACACAGATACGCAGGCAGGTAATTGTCCTTTTTCCAGTCGGTGGTGGCAAAAGGTGCATTTGTCTACGTAACCGTCAGGGTGTTGGTATCGTGCATCGTAAGGACAGGATTCTATACAGGCACCACAGCCTATACATTGGTCGGCAGTCACTAATACAATACCACCTTCAATAACATGACTGGCTCCCGTTGGACAGCATCTTACACATGGCGGATTGGCACAATGGTTGCAGCGTTCCGAACGCAATTCCAGTTCCAGATTAGGGTAGGAGCCGCTAACAGCTTCAGTTACCCAATCTCTGCAATAGCCATGAGGCACATTGTTTTCTGTTTGGCATGCCACGACACAATCACTGCAGCCAACACATTTTAAGGTGTCTATCACCATTGCATATCTCATACCTTTGTGTTTTTATGTGGATCTTCGGTTAAAATAGAAACAAAGTTGCCTCTTAATCCGGTGCCACCCATTAGTGGATCTACGACAATCTTGGAAATAAGTTCTGCGTCACTCGCACCTTTCCCAAAGGCGCGGGTCAATTTTTTATTGTTATGGCCAAAGCCATGGTACATATATACAGAATCCCAACGGATACGCTCTGTAACTCTTACTTTAATGGGGAATGCAGACAGAATACCATCCTGATTTTTAAGCCAAACGGGCTGGTCTTTTTTAAGGTCTAATATTCGGGCTACCTTAGGGTTTACCCAAAGAGTATTTTCACTTTTTAAATCGCTTAAATAAGGATTGTTAATGGTTCTGCTGAACGTGTGCATGGGAGATCTTCCGTAATTCAATCTGTAAAATCCTTGTGGAGGTTGTGGATGGTGCGTGTAGACAGGCATAGGATCAAATCCTAAATCGGCCAATTGTTGCGAATAGAATTCTATTTTTCCACTTGGGGTGCCGAATTCATAATCTTGTCCTTCTTCCAGGAATAATGGTCCAGAGGTTCTTTCGAAGTTCTTAACACCAATCTTTTTCATTTCATCCAAAGAAGTCCCCATTTTGTTGAGCTGCCATTCAATGACCTCCTCAAAATCGTTGTAATTGAAATAGTCGCCCAAACCAATGCGGTCACCAATTTGTTTGCTTATCCACCAGGCAGGTTTCGAATTGTATTTGGGTTTTACAGCAGGAATACGAACCGCAATTGATGGATGTCTGTTGGTTGCAGAACGGATACCGTCATAACGTTCTAAATAGGTACATTCAGGTAGTACCACATCCGCATAGCCTGTGATTTCCATTGGCATGGTATCTACCACGACCAAAAATTCAAGAGCGTTAATTGCCTCAAGAGTTTGTTCTCGCTGAGGTAGTGTGTTGATTAAATTGGTGCCGGCAATCATCCATGCTTTTATAGGGTATGGATTATCTTCATTAGGAATAGTCGCCTTGACTACTTCCGAAGTATTGCCCATTTCAGCAAATGGATATTGCTCACCTATTTCATGCCAGCCCCATTTCGGCTCAGGATATGCTGGATGCGGATATTTTGGAATACTGATTTTTTCTTTAAAATAGAAACCGCCTCGGTTACCCCAAGAGCCTAAAAGTCCATTAAGAATGGCAATGGCTCGTTCGCGTTGCGAGTCATCTCCATACCAGGTAACATGACGTCCTGGGTGAATGATAGTAGCCGGGGCTGCTGCAGCCATTAGGCGCGCCGTTTCCCTTATGCTTTCCGGTTTTATGGTGGTGATACCGTAGGCCCATTCTGGTGTAAATGGTTTTACGTGTGCTTTTAGTTCATCGAAGCCAATGGCATATTTTTCAACGTATTTTTTATTGTAAAGTTCTTCTTCTATCAATACATGCATCCAGGATAAAAGTAAGGCAATGTCGGTAGCTGGTTTGATTGGTAACCAATGAGAAGATTTACTGGCTGCTGTAGAAAATCTCGGGTCTACAGTAATAATGGTAGCGCCATTATCTATGGCATCAGACATTTCCTGAACCTGTGTATTGTGCATATTCTCTCCAATGTGGGAACCAATAAGCACTAGACATTTGGTGTCTCTAATATCGGTAGGTTCAGGGGAGCCTACCCAAGAGCCAAAGGTTAGTCCGAAGCCTGTTTCCCTTGGGCCTCTACACTGCGCGTAGGCAGGTTCGGCAATAGTATCGGAGCCATAGGCTTTAAAGAGGTGTTCTAAATGACTTCCAGGAGAACCGTGTTTTAAAAGAGCGAACGACTCGGGTCCATATTTCTGTTTTATTTCAGTGAATTTTTCAGCAATCAGGTCTAAGGCTTCTTCCCAACTGGCTTCCCTATAGGTTTCTTCGCCGTTTATGGTTGTTCTTATTAATGGGGTTTTCAGTCGATCTTCGTCACTGTACATACCAAGACCTCCAGTACCTCTTGGACAGAGTCTTCCGTTGCAGTGTGGGTCGTCATCATTCCCTATCACTTTTTTAATATCTCCCTCTTCGTCTGTATAGGCCCATGCGGCACATTTCCAAAAGCATACCTCACAATAGGTAGCGGTTCTGGAAAGTTTTTTGGCAAGGTTCTTTTTTGCTGCAGCATCCAACAGAGGATTGGAGGCTAATAAATTGACAGCTGAAGCGGAAAGTGTTATTCCCCCTACCCCTAAAGCTGAAATTTTTATAAATTTTCGTCTGGAAGTCACCATAGTTATATGGATTGGTTCTTAAAATTAAGAATTTTTTTCAATGTTTGAGCGTACTAAAAGTATAATAAAATCAGGTACTTGGGAGTAACATTTGTTACAATAGAAACATTTTTTTAATGATGTTCAGGAATAAATTTATTGTAAATTTGATTATGTACTTACTATGAAAGAAAAGACTTATTTTCGATGGATTTTGATTGTGGCCGTATTGCTATTTGGCTTGCTTTATGTCGTAAGGCATGCAGATGCTTTTCGGTCTCATGAATTTATTGATGTACAATATGAAGGTAAGGCCGTATCCGAAGGAGAATCTTGCCTGCAGTGTCATCAGCAAACCAAAGGGTTTTCAGAATACCATAATCCGGAACTAATTGGTTGTGCCAATTGCCATCTAGGGAATACAGCTGATTTTAACAAAGCGGGAGCACATAAGGGTATGGTTTTGATACCCGGAAACTTGATAGATGCCCAAAGAACCTGCGGAACATGTCATATCAACGAATTACATAATGTAGAGCACTCCCTAATGACGACCAATAGTGGTTTGGTGGCGGTCGATAAATTT includes the following:
- a CDS encoding peptide-N-glycosidase F-related protein; translation: MNTFKILFCLVLISFLGQAQEKAHVISHQGETIVTDPSKGSNSYKRTAVFPKASENIRSIILNLKFECPDKMRCADWDYVDHIKARQKSDTTVYEIARMLTPYGGFFQKDWGFEWHVDVTDFSLILRDEVEIDYIHTGYENNKTRGWKVTVDFEITYGTPVANPLAIHKVYDGNFKYGYKDDPIENHLVPVTFKAHDKTAFSKIKILQTGHGMDANGCGEFCSKYRDIEFNGEVIDHKDLWMECGDNPLFPQAGTWIFDRANWCPGYLLQPDEVMLHTEAGKPYNLDINMEAYETEKPSANELLSAVVVEYEAPNAKNDVTLLDIIQPSKKLIHSRKNPFGGLPVIQVKNNGSNPLKKMTIQYFIAGEKPQKFNWTGHINFGDEAAITLPTEVFSKQKHGKFHVVISKPNGKSDGFKADNTLESDYERPDIFPDTVVVRYKTNNKPWQNTYSIQNSFGEVVFAKDSVNMKQSTVYQDTIALKQGNYNFKFSDSEGDGLEFWYKAKDGRGEIKLLDAQGKAIKQFGSDFGSAINYYFSVQPDMSYELDDAPSVGVFPARTQGPITLDYFCNIPSEVKVLIVDQENETDVVENHLYKSFSKGSLTYDLSYLPAKRYYIKVFMNDKEVYKNRIRLKE
- a CDS encoding rhodanese-like domain-containing protein, coding for MKELEKTKQISIAATLFILAVLIGFLTYKRPKNTYAFNTKSTLEKITSTDYCLPYSLIENEDVAFIDIRNSFEYNKGHLENAINMPSVDIMSEASLKLLLDLKKSNTTTALYGSTPEEANIPFLILYQLGFDNLKILPVELSYSQNKLITKESKIENLPYDINGFIMDSKKHLDSSNTIVPPNANVPKKVITVEKKKKRKAEGGC
- a CDS encoding rhodanese-like domain-containing protein, coding for MKFLSNRYLILGAILIILAGGLLLLPKYEKQEGIRSKQLLSHAISPERYISTDDISHKIISQDPSFILVDVRDEESYNNYSLPNAINIPLSKLLDEDSLTYLNQDQFDVVFYSNNTFLADQAWMLCDRLGFKNLHVLKGGLNTWYTTIINPTKPNEAMPETEFKLYSTRKAASMYYGVAYPDQNFGNDLPTTPETPKKVVTVEKKKKRKAEGGC
- a CDS encoding YeeE/YedE thiosulfate transporter family protein, which gives rise to MGPLIPGGYIPLEWDSIIAIFIGIAFGFVLEASGFSSSRKLAGVFYGYDFAVLKVFFTAAAVSVIGIYYMDYLGYLDISKLYVHPTYLWGAIIGGIIMGAGFVTGGFCPGTSLCAVAIGKLDAWIYVFGIMVGVFIFSELFNLFEPIYDGYNFGNITLIDSFGWNPYWVIFIFTIIAVLAFGIADLVRKKIKSVFY
- a CDS encoding YeeE/YedE thiosulfate transporter family protein, which produces MNTKYKTSPHQYWNPYFGGFLLGIIIIFTFYLTGRGLGASGAIKSSVVTVVENVAPKHAESNSYYSQFITDDKSPMNTWLVYEALGILIGAFISGSISGRIKWRVQHSPKITAKRRLIFALIGGILFGLGAQIARGCTSGAALSGMAVLSTGGFLTMLSIFGSAYAFAYFFRKNWI
- the nrfD gene encoding NrfD/PsrC family molybdoenzyme membrane anchor subunit: MQEELFTSGRNIPNIDPSLQIWHWPISLYLFLGGLAAGILFFAALFYLMGKEKQYPALKKAAVIPPIALSVGLLALVYDLTHPLFTWQLYTTFRIESPMSWGAWVLLITTPLSFLWLFSFYRSTFPKWESKLKLFKKFKFLEKFEKFLITNRTYMAYALIPLSIILGVYTGILLSAFNARPLWNNAILGPLFLTSGLSTGAAAIILLSRNREERHLFSKIDLGLIIVEIALIIHMIMGYYAGSQVQLEAMDLLVGGEFTLMFFGFVILLGLLVPAILEVIELLGFKVPVAVPAALVIIGGLLFRFIMVEAGQLTRYLY
- a CDS encoding 4Fe-4S dicluster domain-containing protein, whose product is MRYAMVIDTLKCVGCSDCVVACQTENNVPHGYCRDWVTEAVSGSYPNLELELRSERCNHCANPPCVRCCPTGASHVIEGGIVLVTADQCIGCGACIESCPYDARYQHPDGYVDKCTFCHHRLEKGQLPACVSVCPTKCMYFGDLDDPNSEISQLLKNRKYKTLSPEAGTDPHVFYLI
- a CDS encoding molybdopterin-containing oxidoreductase family protein, whose translation is MVTSRRKFIKISALGVGGITLSASAVNLLASNPLLDAAAKKNLAKKLSRTATYCEVCFWKCAAWAYTDEEGDIKKVIGNDDDPHCNGRLCPRGTGGLGMYSDEDRLKTPLIRTTINGEETYREASWEEALDLIAEKFTEIKQKYGPESFALLKHGSPGSHLEHLFKAYGSDTIAEPAYAQCRGPRETGFGLTFGSWVGSPEPTDIRDTKCLVLIGSHIGENMHNTQVQEMSDAIDNGATIITVDPRFSTAASKSSHWLPIKPATDIALLLSWMHVLIEEELYNKKYVEKYAIGFDELKAHVKPFTPEWAYGITTIKPESIRETARLMAAAAPATIIHPGRHVTWYGDDSQRERAIAILNGLLGSWGNRGGFYFKEKISIPKYPHPAYPEPKWGWHEIGEQYPFAEMGNTSEVVKATIPNEDNPYPIKAWMIAGTNLINTLPQREQTLEAINALEFLVVVDTMPMEITGYADVVLPECTYLERYDGIRSATNRHPSIAVRIPAVKPKYNSKPAWWISKQIGDRIGLGDYFNYNDFEEVIEWQLNKMGTSLDEMKKIGVKNFERTSGPLFLEEGQDYEFGTPSGKIEFYSQQLADLGFDPMPVYTHHPQPPQGFYRLNYGRSPMHTFSRTINNPYLSDLKSENTLWVNPKVARILDLKKDQPVWLKNQDGILSAFPIKVRVTERIRWDSVYMYHGFGHNNKKLTRAFGKGASDAELISKIVVDPLMGGTGLRGNFVSILTEDPHKNTKV